The Melospiza georgiana isolate bMelGeo1 chromosome 1, bMelGeo1.pri, whole genome shotgun sequence genome contains the following window.
CAGAGATAATAACCAGAGGCTGCTGTGTCAGATGATGGATAATTGGGAGCAGCGTGTCCGGGCTTGTACGGAGAAGGGCGTTTTTTTGGAAATCGTGAGGGGGGTGTGTTTTCCACCACAACTTCTCCTTTTCCTGGTTGTTTCACaatgcagctgctccagctgacGTTGAACTCTGCAACGGTTTCTAATTCTGGAGAAGTGGGGGAAAagcaaaacatgaaaacaaagcaattttCCCTGCAAAAGAATAAGGGTTTCTTTTCCAGGTCTCGGAGCGGGCTGCATCCTCCAAGATCGTGTCCTTGCACATATGGAAATGGAgggaatttaaatttaaaattgaatttgGGATGGGAACTTCTCCCAAATGTCTCACAGGATTGTAAAGGCAGTGAGATCAGAAGAGCAGAATCCTTCCACTGCTTTTCATAGGGGGCCAGGCATcattttctgtctcctttttaagttcaaaatcagaaatatttctgagatgTTTTTTATGAGGAGAAAATGTTatcttataaaaaaaataaattccacagagcaaaggaaaatgtcCATGTAagttaaaaaatagaaataacaCCCACTCCCATGGCATGGAACAAGCTGGGAATTTTTTcacaaattcattttaaaaaaaaagtcagggaGAAAAACACAAACTAATTAAAgcatggagaaggaggggctGGCTGCTCAATGATCCTAACTCATTAAgtcttcagaaaaagaaaatttgtgaATGCCAAACAGGATTATTCCATTGGATTCCCACATTGTGCTCTTTATCcctccttttttaatttttttttttcctttcagtcaTGTTTCATCCAATCTCCATGAATAAAACCAGAACCTCTCCCACCTTCTCGGGGATTGCCGTTGTTTTTCCCTCCCACTGTTGCCTTTCTGCCATCGAGTCGCAGAACAGAGGCACAACCCCAGGAAAAGTCGAGCTGGATCCTCTCACGTGGCCCtcggagctgcaggagctgccccaaaTCCTCTGCCAGCGCCCTTGCTGCTCTCCATCTGCTTTGtcccctctctcctcctctccaaCTCGCCCAGATCCCCGTCTCCCATGGAATATTTTGGGCTTCTGACATGCCCCACCTCCAGCCCTCCTCTCACCAGGAAAACACGCCAGGTTTCCTGAAGTGATGTCAGTTTTTCCAACACCTCCAAGCTGGACTTATAAACactgtccctctgcagccctgcgTGAGTAAGGGAATTTTGGCTTTCCCAATAGGCAGAGCACGAAACTAATTTGGAGCAGGGGTGGCAATTAGCCAGAAAAGCTCCAAGGAAGGGCGAGGTTTGGCTCTGTCGGCCTCCCCATGgcagccagcaggaggaaaacaaagctcCCTCCATGCCAGTgcaaaatattgcaaaatattttattttctccaagCCAGGATAGATTTAATGAGGTTTTACTGGTAAATCCATGTTTTCTGGGGTCTATCTGGAAGGCTCCAATCCCGAGGAGATGCTGTTCCATCCCAGAGCCAGCCCACGTTGGGGTTTAtctccagcagcatcccctgACAGGTTCAGAAATagcagctcaggcactgcttttttttttttctcttccctcaaAATCTCATCCatgccaaaccccaaaatatctCCTGTCTCCTGCAAGCTGCTGAGATTTGGAGAGAGACAGAATGGATTTCTTCAAGGCTTTATTGCAGGATTCCTGACAGATTTTCCACGAGATGCTCCTGAAATCTTCCAGCTGGTCCATATGGCCCTCTGATATTTTGTCCCTACCAGGGCCAGGTGACAGAATGAGAGGAGCCCATGAGGGCAGGAAGGACACAGATGACACgagaagaactgaaaaaaaggagaagttaAAATCCCAGTTTACAAGAATTTGGAATTCATGAAATTCAGGACGATTTTGTAAAAAGCAACAGGGGATTTAACTGGAGGTGAAAGTGGAAGGTGAGGTGGAAAgatttatttcccttggcacagaggagtggaggaggaaaggaggagaatgTTTTGCTTATATTGTTCTAAACCTGGTTGAAATCATCACATGAGAAGGgcaaacaattttttattttgggtggaaaatgtaattttcatcAAACAAGTGCTGAAATGCAAAAGTAGCTGTGAAACTCAGATGTTGTTACTAAATGTAGAACTTCAAGTTGGCTGAAAGCTTCAAGAAGCATCTCAGAAACTATTGTGATTAACATAAAGTGATTTTATgttaaaagtgatttttaaaagtgcAAAGCCCTAAATTTCTGGGGAAATAGTCCCCTCAGAAATTCTGCAACAATTCCCCTTCAATTACTCCATTGAAATAAATTCCAGAACATCCTTCCCAGCCAGAAATTAAATCTTTATAGGATGACTAAGCCTAATCCCATTTCTACAACTTTCACCCAGCACTGCGGTTTCTCCCCATTGCATGGAAACACATGGAATTTGCAGTGCTGTTGGAGTAGGATTCCCCTCAAATCCAGCACAGGATTCCCATCAAATCCAGCACAGGATTCCTCTCAAATCCAGTGCGGGATTCCTCTCAAATCTGGAGCAAGATTCCCCTAAAATCCAGCACCAGATTCCCCTTAAATACAGCACAAGATTCTGCTCAAATCCAGTACAGGATTCCTCTCAAATCCAGCTCACGATTCCCCTCAAATCTAGCACCAGATTCCCCTCAAATAAAACAGGgctggaggttttttttccaagtacCACTATAAAGACCCTCCCAAAATTCAGTGCTGCACTTTTCCTCACTCTCCAGCACCAAGATTATTTTATTTGCCTATTTTAGCTGTAGTTCTGCTCCTCCAAGGGCTGAAGGGGatctccatcccattcccaccatTTCCAAGCCTGGAAATGCACCAGAAAAACTGGAAAGGGACAGAGCAGAGACCTCCCAGTCACCTCAGACACCATCACCTTTTCCAGGCTCTTCTTGTCCATTTCCCACAGGAAAATCAGGAGCAATCACTCAGCAGCTTCTCCAAGCGGGCACAGGGGTCTCCTTTCCAGattccagcagcattttccttaCCTTGGGCATCTACAGCATCTTGGGGTGGGATCTTTACCTGTTTTAAAATCTGGAGCAACCCACCTTGCAGAGATCCCAGGAGAACTTCCCAGTGCAAATTCCTGCAGGGCCAAATTCCTGGTCGTGTCTCAGCATCTAGAAGACAATTCCCGCTGTTGTTTGCAATGGGAACAACACAAACATCTCTGACCTTTCTTTATCTCAGAGGGATCTGGGAGATCATCCAGCTCTGTGGAGtgtctggagctgctggatggaAGAAAGTTAGGAAAGGCAGCTTGGAGAAGGCTCCCAAGTGCTAAAAAGAGGAATTCTGATTTCTCAGGCTGGCCCTGGTGCGGATGCAACAAACACACTCTAGAATAACACAAATCTTTATTTTGTCTGACAATTATCACACACGTGCTATCAAAACAGcttttccaggggaaaaatTAGTATAAAACGACaggggggggggaaaaataGGTGTCATGTTGGGATCTGAAGCAACGTCTTGGAATACGACAGGGTCGCTGCTGGAAACCTTCGGCTTGAGGTTTCTCACTTGGGGAATTCCTCGTGGGTCCTCGGGTGGTCACAATCTCCTGCCAGGCCTGATCACAATCCCACCCTGAGCACACAGATCAAGCTTCCCAGGATTCCCAGCAGGACCACGGCGTAGTTGATCCGGATGCTGTTGGCGCCGCTGAAGTTGCACAGGGAGGTTTTGCAGCACTTGGTGGAGTACGCGGCCATCCCGAAATCCACGTTGGTCTCGGGACAGTCCGCAGAGCATTTCTTGGTGATGCGGTGCCCCACGTCCTTGCCTGGGTggagaagggggggaaaaggagagCTGGGATTTAGGATTCTGTTGGAAGAGCCAGCCAGAGGAGAGGGATTTGCAATTTCCTTAATTTTCCACTCAGTCAAAGCTCTCAGGGAGTTTGACAGGGCTGGGTGTGAATCCACAAGTCCTGGATCAAGTGTGGGACGCTGGGAACTCCTTGATTGAAACCCACACAGATTTGGTTGCCCAGGTGGTGGCCAGTCAAAGTTTGGCCTGAAGACCttggaggtctttcccaacctaaatgattctgtggttccTGCAGGACAGCAATTCCAATGCATTCCCAAAGCATTGGAAAGACCttggaggtctttcccaacctaaatgattctgtggttccTGTAGGACAGCAATTCCAATGCATTCCCAAAGCATTTTTTCAATGCATTCCAATTCCAGTGCATTTTTTAAAACCAAGTTATTGGCACCCAACCCTTTTCTATTCTCCATCCCAAAACACAACAGAGGCTGCTCCCGAAATCTGGGTGTTCCAGCCAGCCCTTCTGCaaggtggtgaggccctggcccaggttttccagggaaactgtggctcctccatccctggaagtgtcaaaagccaggttggagcaacctggtctagtgggagtTGTGCCTGGAACAAGATGATCCTGAAGGTCCCTTCTATCTCAAAATATTCACACTCATCACATTGAGACACTTCAACCTCAAAATCATCACTTCTTTCCAACAAAACCATCGATTTCCATCAATTCCCTTTAAAAAAGTTGCCCACCAActtctagaagaaaaaaaaaaatcccatttttaggACTCACCCAATCCAACAGTGCTGTACGTGGTTGTGCAGTATTTCTCATGGTCCTCACACTTGTAGGTTTTCATGCAGTTCCAGTTGGAATGTTCATTGTCACAGATGTAGCAAAACAGGGAGGAAGCTggaaaaaaacacccacaaCACAGATTAGTGATTCCCAGCAATTCtctcctgggaaaaaaaaaaaaagtgtcaaaAGCCTTGGAAAATACAAGGAGGAAAGTCTGGTGTGAACAACTTTTCCCAGCAAGTGAAATAAGTTTGGGTTTGATTAATGGAGCTGAGAAAACAAATGTAGAGAGCAAATCAAGTTTTCTTTCTGGACTGGAGATTTTAAGGGgttaaatttacatttttcagcctgagcagcattttcaggtgatttttttttcttcccccaggATCCACATTGGCCTTGTTGAAAAACCAACCTCCAAAAGCAAAGTGCTggcaaggagaggaggagctggcCCAATTCTAGAGGtcaattttaaatattttcaccCTACATCTGCAAAACCCTGCCCAGACATGAATTAATTAATGCCTGGTGACACCCATGGGAGCTAAATTGAGGCACCACAGTAAAGGGAGTTccctggaagaggctgccctggaCAATGGATGGATTATTCCTATCAGCACCTGGAACAGGGTGTTCTCCACAATAATTTTTCCTCATTGACGAGCCAGG
Protein-coding sequences here:
- the LOC131089738 gene encoding lymphocyte antigen 6E-like; this encodes MKAFLVALLAAVLCAQQASSLFCYICDNEHSNWNCMKTYKCEDHEKYCTTTYSTVGLGKDVGHRITKKCSADCPETNVDFGMAAYSTKCCKTSLCNFSGANSIRINYAVVLLGILGSLICVLRVGL